A genomic window from Halomonas sp. LR3S48 includes:
- a CDS encoding cytochrome ubiquinol oxidase subunit I, with amino-acid sequence MELDPVLLSRLQFAFVVSFHAIFPVFTIGLASYIAVLRGLFYKTQNPAWDRLALLWTRVFAVAFGMGVVSGIVMSFQFGTNWSNFSQSAANFIGPLLSYEVVTAFFLEAAFLGVLLFGRDRVPQGVHLFAAIMVALGTFISTFWILAANSWMHTPAGVDFTGGTFRVTSWTEAIFNPSFPYRFAHMAIASFITGGFVVAGVSAWYLLIGRDVEANRKALSMCLWMLLVLTPTQALVGDFHGLNTFEHQPVKLSAMEGNWETRRGAPFLLFALPDQEAQQNRFEIGIPYAASLILTHELDGEIPGIVEVPPEEQPPVAIVFWAFRVMVGLGLLMIAVALVGLYLRRGGRVYQARPYLQMLRLMSVTPFVAVLAGWITTESGRAPWLVYGMMTHAEGVTPSLTGGMALFTLVGYMAVYAVIFYAGTYYLTRVIRYGMQDKDDDKVIDDFETPKRPWSATHTPFDDDPTEKRA; translated from the coding sequence ATGGAGCTTGATCCCGTATTGCTTTCGCGATTGCAATTCGCCTTCGTCGTTTCCTTCCATGCCATCTTTCCGGTCTTCACCATCGGCCTGGCATCCTACATCGCCGTGTTGCGTGGGCTCTTCTACAAGACCCAGAACCCGGCATGGGATCGCCTGGCGCTGCTGTGGACCCGGGTCTTTGCCGTCGCCTTCGGCATGGGGGTGGTGTCCGGCATCGTCATGTCCTTCCAGTTCGGCACCAACTGGAGCAATTTCTCCCAATCCGCCGCTAATTTCATCGGGCCGTTGCTGAGCTACGAGGTAGTCACTGCCTTCTTCCTCGAGGCTGCGTTTCTCGGCGTGCTGCTGTTCGGGCGCGACAGGGTGCCCCAGGGCGTGCATCTGTTCGCTGCGATCATGGTGGCGTTGGGAACCTTCATTTCCACGTTCTGGATCCTGGCGGCCAACAGCTGGATGCACACTCCCGCCGGCGTCGACTTCACCGGCGGCACCTTCCGGGTCACCTCGTGGACCGAGGCGATCTTCAACCCGTCATTCCCGTATCGCTTCGCCCACATGGCCATTGCGTCGTTCATCACCGGTGGCTTCGTCGTCGCCGGGGTGAGCGCCTGGTACCTGCTGATCGGTCGTGACGTCGAAGCCAACCGCAAGGCACTCTCCATGTGCCTGTGGATGCTGCTGGTGCTGACGCCGACCCAGGCGCTGGTGGGCGACTTTCACGGCCTCAATACCTTCGAGCACCAGCCGGTCAAGCTCTCCGCCATGGAGGGCAACTGGGAGACCCGCCGCGGTGCGCCGTTCCTGCTGTTCGCGCTGCCTGACCAGGAGGCGCAGCAGAACCGCTTCGAGATCGGCATTCCCTATGCGGCGAGCCTGATCCTGACCCACGAGCTGGACGGGGAGATCCCGGGGATTGTCGAGGTGCCGCCAGAGGAGCAGCCGCCGGTGGCGATCGTGTTCTGGGCGTTTCGCGTGATGGTGGGGCTCGGCCTGCTGATGATCGCGGTCGCCCTGGTGGGGCTCTACCTGCGGCGTGGTGGGCGTGTCTACCAGGCGCGTCCTTACCTCCAGATGCTGCGCCTGATGTCCGTTACGCCCTTCGTTGCCGTGCTCGCCGGCTGGATCACTACCGAGTCGGGTCGGGCGCCGTGGCTGGTCTACGGCATGATGACCCACGCCGAGGGGGTGACCCCCTCGCTGACCGGCGGCATGGCGCTGTTCACGCTGGTCGGCTACATGGCGGTCTATGCGGTGATCTTCTATGCCGGCACCTACTACCTGACACGGGTCATCCGCTACGGCATGCAGGATAAGGACGACGACAAGGTGATCGACGACTTCGAGACGCCCAAGCGCCCTTGGTCGGCGACCCACACGCCGTTCGACGACGACCCGACCGAGAAGAGGGCCTGA